The Poecilia reticulata strain Guanapo linkage group LG1, Guppy_female_1.0+MT, whole genome shotgun sequence DNA window TGTTTAATATACAGCTACTGCAGGTGCTCAGTAGAAGACGTGTTTATACAGTCTGAAGATTTATGTGATATTGTAGTGGGAGTAATAGATACGGCAGCAGGCCAGCAGATATTCAGATTGTTATCATTCACCCCCATTAATCCACATACTATGTATAATTCTTTTTCTTACCTACCATCTACCAAACAACTATGAATTGTACTCTAATACACACGGTTTGTCAGTGCACAGGTACAACATGTTTAAAGTTTCAAATAATGGACATATGAAAAAAAGCAGTCGTGCATTACTCAGTTATTACAGCCTGTGCCTTTCCTTATGACAGGTCTGAATGAGAGACAGTGAAGCGAAGCAGCGTAAATTCCCACTCCGTGATTCCTGTCTTGCACAACACACGCTGACATGGGGAAGTGAGTCACTTCCACGACCAATAAAAGCCGGGACTTCTCTCCGCCAGattcaaacagcagctggagaaAGCAGCAAAACCTGGAAGAGCAGAGGAAAAGAGCAACCGAGAGAAAGAAGTCTGTTGCAGAATAGAAGAAATCTTTTTgctgtcaaaaaatatttattagaaagTTCTTATCTCTTCTTAGAAGTGAATTAGCTACAGACGTTTTTGAAgccaaaatgaagaaaatcagcATCATTACTCTCTCTGTCTTAATCTTCTTGACCTTTGTTCCCACCAGCAAAGGTAAGCctcagtttgttttagtttatttaacaaTAACTCTTTTGGCAGTTTTGCTTATGCAGACTGGGATTTCTCCGAGCTTTGTGAAAATATGCATTTGTAATCTCCGCACAGGAATGAGTCTGAGAAGCTTAGGAGTGGAGCTGCACTGCCGCTGTATCCAGACTGAGAGCAGACCAATAGGGCGCCACATAGAGAAAGTGGAGCTGATTCCTGCCAACTCTCACTGCGAGGAGACTGAGATCATGTAAGAACCAATTTCCTGCCTCATTCCGATGAtgtttatgatgatgatgatttttatCATTGTAATTGAATGGGCATGTGAAAACTCattgttttcactttgtgttgcaGTGCCACTCTAAAAAAGGATGGCCAAGAAGTTTGCCTGGACCCCGAGGCTCCATGGGTGAAGAAAGTAATTCAGAGAATCATGGCAAAGTAAGATTTAGCTTGAACC harbors:
- the cxcl8a gene encoding permeability factor 2, encoding MKKISIITLSVLIFLTFVPTSKGMSLRSLGVELHCRCIQTESRPIGRHIEKVELIPANSHCEETEIIATLKKDGQEVCLDPEAPWVKKVIQRIMANKKR